From the Catharus ustulatus isolate bCatUst1 chromosome 15, bCatUst1.pri.v2, whole genome shotgun sequence genome, the window CAAAAGCCTCACCTTTATCTTCAAATTCTTTCACGATGTCTTTCATCATCTCATGGTAGAAGGATTCCCCTCTCTCTATGATTGTGATGTCCAAACAGTTGTAGATTTTCTGGAATTCttgagggaaagagaaaaaaatattaaattaaaggCACAGAGTGGAAATCAGTGGCATGTTTACCAGTGGGTACAGCAAGGCCCAAAAAGCACTATCCATCTCTTGGTCAATCCATCAGATTAGGACTCAGGAGACAAAAGATTTAGCTGAAAGTCTCCACTTAAGACAGCCCAGTACTTTGGTTGTActggctttttgttttcagctctCTTAGCAGTGTGCCAGTGACtttcaggagaaaacagaagggTGTGCTCAGACATAAAGTGAGGAAAGCCACACTTCTATGGCTGAGACATGCTTCCAGATGTGGTGAAGTCACCTCTGCGTGACACGTCACAGATGAGATTCCAGGCTTTAATGAAGTCGGGGtttttgctctgcagcagcaccacacaTTGGTAGGCTCGCTTCTTAAATTCCTCCTCTGTGTCAAACCTCTGCTtggattcctgcagggaaacatGTAGAAAAGCACTGCTTTCTCCCCTGAAACAAGCCACCACTCCTAACAGGCTCCCCAAGCATGCTCATCTCAAGACAGAAGGGCTGTGTGCTTACACAGGCCTTTGATCGTGCCCCATACAGCCAGTTCAATACCAGATACTGTATTTCATCACCCCCTGGCTGTTATCACAATAATCTACTAACAGTGATTTAATTCTCTCATTTCACCAAAACTATGCTGCAATTTGTAAAGCTCCTTAATCTGCTTTTCAGATGCTGACATAAGCATCACATTTATCTACTACACATACCTTGTAAAAAGCTTGAAGATCGCCAATGGGAGGAGAAACAGTTAAATAATCCGGAAATTTGTCCTGAAGGTGAGCAATGAGCATTCCAAACTGGGTGCCCCAATCTCCTAAATGGTTCAACCTTGGAGCAATTGAAGAGGACAATAATCATCATCTCTTAAACATATGCTTTAAGacacacacatttttcaaatatatattcTAAAAGAAACACACATAATACCAGAAACCCAGTCCACAATTTCACTGCACTGAAGCCGCTGCCCACCTTGATTCCTAACCCTGCTACACTTGCTCAGCTTAATATCTACCACCCATAAAGGGTTATTTGCTATGTGCTTATGAACTAAGACCAATACAGAGCAGAAGAGAGAGACAGGGACTGCACAAATAGCCCAGCAAGCCCACCACACCCAGGCACTGAGTCTCACCTCAGAACTTCGTAACCCGCGAACTCGAAGAGCCGGCACATGCTCTCCCCGATGATGGTGGAGCGCAGGTGGCCAACGTGCATCTCCTTTGCAATGTTGGGGGAGGAAAAATCCACCACCACCTTGGGCACAGAACCAAAGGGACACATGAATAAAAGGTCATTACCGCACCCCGTGTGTTTGATCTGGGTTTTGTtagggggagcagggggaacAAGAATCACCTCTGCTGACCCTCAGCAGGGAACATGAGAGGAGTGAgctttgctgcagcccagctgagggTCAGGGATCACTCCCAGGCTGACCTGGGCACCACCCCCAGGGAGCCCTGTCCCTCAGGCACCAGAGACCATAGCAAGCAGAGGTCACCTACCCCAGGCCACATCCCACACACTCTGCTCTGACAACCTGCAGACATGGACATCTGCTCAGCACACCCCTTCACGGTGGAATTTCAAAGCTACCTGCAGTCCAGAACATTTTCCCTGTACCAAGATGGCTGTGTGCTTACTGCTGtacctttttccttttgccagTAGCTGGTGGTTGAACTCCATTGATCAATAAACTGCTCAGCTGCTTCGACACAAAATCCTTTCTCAAGTGGACATTGATAAAACCTTTGCAGAAAAAAGCCAGCAATGAGTGCTGGGGTTGCAGAAGTGCCTCAAaccattttttgtttccttccccCCTGGATTTCTGTTTCCATGCATCAAGCACAAGAGCACATGAAGTCAGCTTGACAGAACATTTTTCAATCACAGGACAACAAAGCTGTCACTTGAAGACAATTTCTGTTCCAGATTAGAGGAGTCTGTTCAAACCACTATAGCCTTTACTGCAGGAGGCAGATACTGCAAGTTACACCATTGACATAACTCCTTTTTGTACACTGTCACTCAAGGATGAATTTATAGAAACAATttcttaaagagaaaataaataatttggtttCCAGAATGCAAAACCAAATCCTGCTTtatctttttaagaaaaaattatatccTAAACCATACAGTTTAATCTGGGATAATTTATGGTCATGGTATGACTTCTCTTGCTTCACAGAGCCAACGAACAAGCCCCAGAAGGGCTGTGCCATGGCACTTTTGTGTTTATGCTGAAGCCCTAAGGAATATGAGCCCTTGTATTTTTCCCTGGGTCACAGGGATAAAACAAATGCAGCAATAACCTCAGTGCTACTCCAGCCTCTCAGTTCTGAGAGGACAAGGTCTCCTCATCATGCAAGCAATAGTGAGAAGTGCTGTCaatttttgctgtgatttcatGACTGTGGCTAGATTCCCATCATCAATattgaaagaggaaaagctgcttcCTTAAGGTTCAGTGAAAAAATTGCTAATTAAAGGGCTCATGATCATACCTGCTGATTCTAGTACAGAAGtagattttctgctgctgcagaaaacagacTACAGAAAATCTGTACTGAAAATCTGTACAGAAAATACTACTCAGACTACAGAAGATCTGTAGTGTGAGTGCTATAAAGCTCACCAAGACAGAAGTTTATTCCCTGTGAAACAGCAGTTTTAAACCACAAAACAGTAGAACTCAGCTTCCTTCTCACTATAAAATTGCCCTTTCTGCTTTAAGATATACAAAGTGTGGAAAATGAAACTCTTACCAGGACCAGCAATTTCGACCTTCTCAATGCATTCATtggcaggaatattttttactattttctcTGCGATTTCTCTTGGGATAACCTTCTGTTCCCTGGTTTTGAGCAGTATCTGGAACACAACAAAGACTAAGGAAAACTCAATCCTCCAAAACATTCTAGAGAGCAAAACACAAGAGCACAGATACTGAGGTACTGAAACATCCTCATGGTCCTTCAGCTTCGTAATACAGAGATCCACACAAAGAGAAACATTTCTATCAAATTTTACAGACCAGATCAGTTCTCCATAGCATAAATCTGAGTGAACCCAACACCTCCTTCTGCTCAGAGCAGTCCcttctttcagaagaaaatcccCCAGGCTGTTTTTCCAAACCTGCTAAGTGGTTTGgcaaatttgtatttttctaagCTAGCAAAAGGGACCAACCCTTTAAAAATCAACATATCTGGCACAGTCCTTCAGTGCTTCACAATCCTGTTGATCAGTCTCATGGGTgtcctcagctctgccagcattCACATTTGAAGTTCTGAACTGTGCCCCTAGCAGATGCTGAGTGTGGTTTCAGAGCAGGTCTGTTTATTTATGATTAAACACAACCAAAGCAAACTGCCTTCAGTACTGTCTTAGTCTTGAgcttaataaataaataagtgaatagattaataaatgaataaataaataaaatccaacaACCCAAGGAAAGATAATCCCAGCACTACCCAATTTTCTTCAAAGAACATCAAAAAACCTGCTATTAAAGTAGCTCTCCTTTTCCTTGGAGACATGAGCAGCCCACTGTGAGGAACTCAAAGGACAGGACACAGGTTTACCTACATCAGAGTGGTTTGAGTTGGACCTTTGAAGATCACCTAGTCCAGCTACACCACTTCCCTGTCCATTCCCAAAGCAACTTTTCACATCGCTTTTTGCAAACCTCACTAAAACACCCTTTAGGAGGATTCTGTAAACTACCCAACCCATCTCTTGCAAAACACTACATTCACACTTGTATAAAATTACTACAGGTATTTGTTTCTGAGCACATGATTTTCCAGTATTACTGTGATGTGTCTGAAAACAATCCCACTGAGGCCACAAAGACAATGTACCTCTTTGTCTACTCAGAATTTACACTCACTGCTTGTATTTGCTAAATTACAGTCTGctctaaaatgtatttctacTAAAGTTGCAGTTTTCTGTTTAACTTGTCATACACAGGATCCTTACAAGATAGTAAAAGCTTAAAAAGGGCAAGAAAAGCAAACCTCAGTAGCTTTAGTATTACTCAAAGTGTAaactacaggaaaaataaatgcaaaccCAGATTATGGGCATGTTACCAGATTACAGGCATGTTATCTGAACCATTCCAGAAATGGTTACCACACTGCTGTTACTCTAAGGAGCAAGTGGAGCTCCTGGCTGAAACCCCAAGCATTAATATGCTAATGAGCTCCCAGGAAAACAGTAGGCATTTGTGAGGGTCCTTTCCACATCAGCGGGCCGAAGGGAGAGGCTGCTGCCTGGCACGTACCAGCGCTGCCCCAGTCAGGGcacttcctgctctgctggcagtcCCAGTGACCCCGACCCGtgttccagctctgcccaggggacaccctgggaaGACCTGCACCACAGCCAACCCCTAAAACAGGCTGACAGAAATTCCCCAacctgctgctcccatcccctggctctgctgtggtgACACAGTGCCTGTGTGAGCACAGTCAGGCTCCAGCCCAGCGCACAgcctgcctgcccagggaaCAAACTCCACAGTCAAGCCTAGCACTAGGAACCCTTATTCACCACCACAGCTGACAACCTGGAACTTGAAACCCTGGCTGGAAGGGGACGATTCAGACACCGAGTTATGTGAACCACGTCGGCACTGGGAAGCCTGGACTGCTCGAGAATCCCAACCGCGACTTAATTGGGGTAATGTGGCGGTCAGAGAAGTGGCAGCGCCCTCAATCCCGTGTCAGGGCAGtcacccagggcagcagcacagccacaatATGCTAATGAGACCGAGGGGAGACACGGGATCTCGgagggctgtgcccagagcctgctgccTGGCACGTAACGTGTCCGTGCTGCCCCAGTCAGCTCACTGTACCGAGACAacctgggacagcagagctccctgagTGCCAGTGCAAGCTCAGTGTCAAAACTGCCAGTCTAATGGGTTAATAAAGGTGAATTGACAAAAGGATGTGtaaaaaaaggatttgtttcTGTTTAGATTGCCAAATAAAGATCTGTAATTACAAAGTGTTTACTTAGTTACCCAAAGGCATTAATGCACTGAAAGTTTGGGTGCTTCAGCACCCAAGCTAGAACACACTGCATTCCTTCTCCCACACCTCCTGGATTTACTTCAGCACAGTCCCAGCTCACTGAGCAGGCTGAGCAACTGCTAAAGTGTCTTTGATCCCATCCACGTCCTCTTTGGTCAAACCCCCCTGAACCCAGAGAATTAACAAGAGATGTAAAGCAAAGGACTGAGCCAGAGAATCATGAAGTGCCTGAGCAGCAATCCacacctggcagggctctgagaaGGCAagtcctgagcacagccagccctgacAATGCCCAATTTCTtctgcctggagctctgggagggCAGTTTGGGATGCAAGACACAGGGATCCAAACTCAACAGAGCACACAGGGCAGCACCTGGGCCactttgctttgctgtgtgtgtttgtgagcATGAGCAAACCACAGCACCCATGGCAACAGGAGGTGTGAGCCAAGAGGGGAAGCTGGAGATGCCCTTTGGTCACCTGCCCTGTGAGAAGGGGGTATGTGCACACAAACATGTGGGGATATTACACTTCCCTGGTACTAGAGAAGAGCAGTTACGCAGGTGCTTCTCAACATTTTGCAATTCTCCAAAATTGTGATttattgttttgctgttttcagttCCAAACATACAACTCACTAATTGGTAGTTAATTGCACCTCATTAGTAAATTGATGCAGCACTTAAATACTGATTTGATTTAGGTCCCACGAACCGAGCAGtttttctgtgtcacacacattAGCTCTCTCATACCAGGCATCTGAACAGAGGTTTAAAGGCCAGCTCTGTAAAGGCCAATGCTTCCCTTAAAACACCATTAAATACTCACTCAATTCTCAGCCCAGGTGCCTGCAGCAAGCTCAGAACAAATGCCATATAGCAACTCTCACTGTGCTTTCTATCCCTTAGCTTCCAACAGACAACATCTCcattttcaattcttttttACACCATTTACCTGTGATATGCCCATGGCACTGTTACACTGGTAGTCCCCAAATTTGGGCTGCTGACTTGGTGTCACCACCAGAGGAGGATTTTCTAAGTCTGGGTAGGCAGCCTGAATGGCAGCTCCAAAGATCTCCTGGAGACAGCTGTTGATATTAATCATGCTTTTCATTGATTTACTTCTTTCCTCTTGAAggctctgaaaaagaaaaccaccaaaatccAGAAGGCTAAATTCACAACATCTGAGGAGCTGTTACATCCCACTTTTCTCCTTGGCTGCCTGGCAAAACACAGCTGACAGATTTGGCTGACACCTCCAGGCACAGGAGCAACACATACAACATAAAAATCACATGATTCTTCTGCTGAACCTCCCAGCACAAACCTTCCCCTGACTGCAGGGCTGCATTACTTTTCACATCTGTGCTGGTGAGCCTGGGACAGCCTCAGCTGGGCTACCTGGTCAAAGACTGCCCAAGACATGACCCTGTTGGCTTACTGACGTACTGACATTTTCCATAAAACAGGTTTCTGTTTAAGGAACCAAGAAATATCTGATGTGCCACCAATTAAGGTGTCAGATTGCAGAGCAAGCATGCTGTCACACATCAGAGCTGTAACAAACTCACACCATGTATTTAGCTTGTTCTAATGAGAACAAAAATCACATGGTACAACAATAATTTTGTACTCCCTTACCTTCTTAAGGAAGTTTAACCGGTACTTGAGTTTTGCGTTTTCGTCTCGCAACCCTTCCAAACTTGGGGAGACTCCCAAGCACCCAAAGTTCTTCAGACGCTCAATTTCTGCAGTTAACAACTTGATCTCGTTTTCCTGAAAAAGCAAATTGAGTTGTCACACAGTAATTCCTGGAGAGGGGACAAGAGGTGCAAGATCTCAGGCAGAGTGCTAGTTTGCCTTGTAAACATAACAGCAGTGACATGTCAGCTGAATAATTCCAAACAATTAATATTTGAACATTGTTTCTACTCGTGTGAAAAACAAGGACTCTGAAACACTCTTAAAAAAAGGCAGTGAGGAAACAGTTTCACTAATATCGAGACAGAAAGACAACAGGACATGCTAATGAGATATTCCCCAAATAAGTACTTTCTCCAGctttttcaacaaaaataaaaaacgATTTGACTCAAAATCCCCTAAAGCCTCCTTCAGCCTTTCACCACCTCAGAGGCCACAGTTTCAGAAGAAACCACAATCACTCACACAACCCCAGCAAGCTCAAACCCCACCCAGAGACAGGAATGCCAGAAGTACTGTGCTGCTCCACAGGAGCATTTCTGCTGGGGTCACTGACTTCCACCAGGCCACACAATCCTTCCTGCCCTGTCCAGGAAGGAAATGTATGTCTTCTCCCTCGAAGGCATTTAGGAGCACTTGGGAATTTCAGGAGGGCTTCTATGCTCCAAACAAACTTCCCCGTGTCCCACCAGACTTGACAGCCCTGACTCAGACAAATTAGTCAGCAGCAAAATGGTTTGAAGCTGCTGCAAGGAGCAGGAATTTTCCTCACCCCACACCCTAAAGAAACCAAACAGCTGAAGTTTCATCTCTGAAGTCCATCTCTTGTCCTCCCCCATAACAGACTTTGTGTCCTGAGCCACAAAGCTGGCTCTGACACAGAATCGTGGAGCCTACTGAAGGTTTGAGGGACTTGGTGCTGCTATGGAGGGAGGCAGTgagcactgcccaccctggctgGTCACCCCCTTGGCTCCCTCATCCAGGCTCTCCTCTGCCAGCATTTCCACAGCAGGATGCAGCTCAGGCTATTATTGTAGGCCACCAAACCTTATCAAAAAGGGCTCATTTACTTCATTGCTCTTTAAACAATCAGACTATTTCATTAGGAAAAATTGGGCCATTGAATCTCTTGGTCTTGTATGTCCACCTGAACAACAGCtcccaggaatgctgctgcAACTAACTGCACAAGCTCAAAAACCTAGGCTTAGGcaaaataatcataaaattGGCCTATTTGTGGGCCAAGCTGAAAATCAGTACTTTTGAGGTCATTCCTCAGTTGTGCTTCAGTTTATGGCACACTTCTGTTACAGCCTCAAGGTCTCCTCTGCTACAAGAGAACATGATGCAGTTTGGATGTGAAGAAGCAGGACTTTGAGGAAAGAACTCAAACCTGTATCA encodes:
- the RARS1 gene encoding arginine--tRNA ligase, cytoplasmic, producing the protein MEARVAQSAARLARQENEIKLLTAEIERLKNFGCLGVSPSLEGLRDENAKLKYRLNFLKKSLQEERSKSMKSMININSCLQEIFGAAIQAAYPDLENPPLVVTPSQQPKFGDYQCNSAMGISQILLKTREQKVIPREIAEKIVKNIPANECIEKVEIAGPGFINVHLRKDFVSKQLSSLLINGVQPPATGKRKKVVVDFSSPNIAKEMHVGHLRSTIIGESMCRLFEFAGYEVLRLNHLGDWGTQFGMLIAHLQDKFPDYLTVSPPIGDLQAFYKESKQRFDTEEEFKKRAYQCVVLLQSKNPDFIKAWNLICDVSRREFQKIYNCLDITIIERGESFYHEMMKDIVKEFEDKGFVQVDDGRKVVFVPGFPVPLTIMKSDGGYTYDTSDLAALKHRLCEEKGDILIYVVDSGQSVHLQTVFAAGQMIGWYDPKVTRVAHAAFGVVLGEDKKKFKTRSGDTVRLIDLLEEGLKRAMDKLKDKERDKVLTPEELKAAQTSVAFGCIKYADLSHNRLNDYVFSFDKMLDDRGNTAAYLLYAFTRIRAIARLANIDEQMLRKAAREEVLVLDHEKEWKLGKCILRFPEILQKILEDLLLHTLCDYLYELATTFTEFYDSCYCVEKDRQTGQIVKVNMWRLLLCEATATVMAKGFDILGIKPVQRM